One Halopiger aswanensis genomic region harbors:
- a CDS encoding archaea-specific SMC-related protein has translation MTSQNSLFQKAQLRARNIGGISETTVELDDGVSVLTGRNATNRTSLLQAFMAALGSESASLKADADEGEVELELNGETYTRQLRRAGNTVVTDGDPYLEDPEPAELFAFLLESNPARRTVTTEGDLREIMLQPVDTDEIEAEIAQLTAEKDQITDELERLESLKRDLPDLERQRTDIENQIEEKRAELEAVKAEIEETEAEADDQHAESDELEEKLEELRERRSELEDVRFDLETERESLAALREEREGIKAERDALSESDAMDQEAINEEIDRLQRQSQSIDTVVNQLQSIVQFNEEMLEGSHPEIRELLAEGDDASGSSSDGTVTDALLEEEDEETVRCWTCGSEVQRSEIEGTIERLRSLQEQKRSERTDLEERIKSLRTDRREIEQTERKRRQLRDRLADVENEIDRREGRLEELTERQEQLETEIDALEDEAAELEAEAEPEENEDGDEESLLELNQRANELEFSLGRLERELETTTEEIEEIESALEEQDDLEARREEIRDELEDLRTRIDRIEREAVESFNEHMDTVLEILEYENIDRIWIERVGQTVR, from the coding sequence ATGACTTCGCAGAACTCCCTCTTTCAAAAGGCGCAGTTACGGGCGCGGAATATCGGCGGAATAAGTGAAACAACCGTCGAACTCGACGATGGAGTCTCCGTTCTCACAGGGCGAAACGCGACCAACCGGACCTCGCTTTTGCAGGCGTTTATGGCTGCTCTCGGGAGCGAATCGGCATCTCTCAAGGCCGACGCCGACGAAGGTGAAGTCGAACTCGAGCTCAACGGCGAAACATACACACGACAGCTGCGACGGGCCGGCAACACCGTCGTCACCGACGGTGACCCCTATCTCGAGGATCCGGAACCGGCCGAACTGTTCGCTTTCCTACTCGAGTCGAACCCGGCCCGACGCACGGTCACGACAGAAGGAGATCTCCGCGAGATCATGCTTCAGCCGGTCGACACCGACGAAATCGAAGCTGAAATCGCCCAGCTGACCGCCGAAAAAGACCAGATCACCGACGAACTCGAGCGCCTCGAGTCACTCAAACGCGACCTCCCCGACCTCGAGCGCCAGCGCACCGACATCGAAAACCAGATCGAGGAGAAACGCGCCGAACTCGAGGCGGTCAAGGCCGAAATCGAGGAGACCGAAGCCGAGGCCGACGACCAGCATGCCGAATCCGACGAACTCGAGGAAAAGCTCGAGGAACTGCGCGAGCGCCGCTCCGAACTCGAGGACGTCCGCTTCGACCTCGAGACCGAACGGGAGAGCCTGGCGGCGCTGCGCGAAGAACGCGAGGGGATCAAAGCCGAGCGCGACGCCCTCTCCGAGTCCGACGCGATGGATCAGGAGGCCATCAATGAGGAGATCGACCGCCTCCAGCGCCAGTCCCAGTCGATCGACACTGTCGTCAACCAGCTTCAGAGCATCGTCCAATTCAACGAGGAGATGCTCGAGGGTTCCCACCCCGAAATCCGGGAGTTACTGGCCGAGGGCGACGACGCGTCGGGGTCGAGTTCCGACGGCACCGTCACCGACGCCCTCCTCGAGGAGGAGGACGAGGAGACGGTGCGGTGCTGGACCTGCGGCAGTGAGGTCCAGCGCAGTGAGATCGAGGGGACGATCGAGCGGTTGCGCTCGCTTCAGGAGCAGAAACGCAGCGAGCGCACCGATCTCGAGGAGCGGATCAAATCGCTGCGGACCGACCGCCGGGAGATCGAACAGACCGAACGCAAACGCCGCCAGCTCCGTGACCGGCTGGCCGATGTCGAGAACGAGATCGACCGCCGCGAGGGCCGTCTCGAGGAGCTAACCGAGCGCCAGGAACAACTGGAAACCGAGATCGACGCCCTCGAGGATGAGGCGGCGGAGCTGGAGGCCGAGGCCGAACCCGAGGAAAACGAGGACGGAGACGAGGAGAGCCTGCTGGAACTCAACCAGCGAGCCAACGAACTCGAGTTCTCGCTGGGGCGGCTCGAGCGGGAGCTGGAGACGACGACCGAGGAGATCGAGGAGATCGAATCGGCCCTCGAGGAGCAGGACGACCTCGAGGCTCGCCGCGAGGAGATCCGCGACGAACTCGAGGACCTGCGTACCCGGATCGACCGGATCGAGCGCGAGGCCGTCGAGTCGTTTAACGAGCACATGGACACCGTCCTCGAGATTCTCGAGTACGAGAACATCGACCGGATCTGGATCGAACGCGTCGGCCAGACGGTCCGCGA
- a CDS encoding carbohydrate ABC transporter permease: protein MSTPSESDELSASRLGTSIRTALSNLVDRPTEENNLAGFLFVIPNVVAFTMFLLGPIVYAFVLSFQEWNLFLGTGELYWTEIYGVRLPVGNYADILQPWPWANDWASLSSPSYSLWWFAVRNTVLYTAVVVPVQIVGGFLVALALDSRIRGKKVYRAAYFLPVMLSAAASGVIWRWVLSENGVINEFLRPLGLAYGWANSPDTALGALMLIGLWGGIGFNMILYLAGLQNIPDELYEAARIDGANGLQRIRHVTWPNLRNTHFFVTVLAIIGTFQVFGIALAFAEGGPARATTTIVVLIYETAFVQSSFGRATAMAFLLFAVVFVFSYFRYRLEQQEEVSY from the coding sequence ATGAGCACGCCGTCAGAGTCCGACGAACTGTCGGCCAGTCGCCTCGGGACGTCGATCCGGACGGCGCTGAGCAACCTCGTCGACCGGCCGACCGAGGAGAACAACCTCGCCGGATTCCTCTTCGTCATTCCGAACGTCGTCGCGTTCACCATGTTCCTGCTTGGGCCGATCGTGTACGCGTTCGTGCTCTCGTTTCAGGAGTGGAACCTGTTCTTGGGAACCGGCGAGCTGTACTGGACGGAAATATACGGAGTCAGGCTCCCGGTCGGGAACTACGCCGATATCCTCCAACCGTGGCCGTGGGCGAACGACTGGGCGTCGCTCAGCAGCCCTTCCTACAGCCTCTGGTGGTTCGCCGTGCGCAACACGGTGTTGTACACGGCGGTCGTAGTACCGGTCCAGATCGTCGGCGGGTTCCTTGTGGCACTCGCACTTGACAGTCGTATCCGCGGGAAGAAGGTGTACCGCGCTGCCTACTTTCTCCCGGTGATGCTGTCGGCAGCAGCGAGTGGTGTCATCTGGCGCTGGGTTCTCTCCGAGAACGGCGTCATCAATGAGTTCCTCCGGCCGCTGGGGCTTGCTTACGGCTGGGCGAACAGCCCCGATACTGCGCTCGGTGCCCTGATGCTCATTGGGCTCTGGGGCGGGATCGGGTTCAACATGATACTGTATCTCGCCGGGCTCCAGAACATCCCGGACGAGCTGTACGAAGCAGCGCGGATCGACGGGGCAAATGGACTCCAACGGATCCGTCACGTGACGTGGCCAAACCTTCGGAACACGCACTTTTTCGTGACCGTTCTCGCCATCATCGGGACGTTCCAGGTGTTCGGAATCGCTCTCGCCTTCGCGGAGGGCGGTCCGGCCCGCGCGACGACGACTATCGTCGTCCTGATCTACGAGACGGCGTTCGTCCAGAGCAGTTTCGGGCGGGCGACGGCGATGGCGTTCCTGCTTTTCGCCGTCGTCTTCGTGTTCAGCTACTTCCGGTACCGTCTTGAACAGCAAGAGGAGGTGAGCTACTGA
- a CDS encoding carbohydrate ABC transporter permease: protein MPKSNYEYPGYERSGIRYWSKTTLLYGSVTLGALLWSLPFWWMVSTALSADPTAGGVSLLPQSVTLANFEELFATQPVGRWFLNTILFAGTVTAFNLVFDSLAGYALAKIEFVGREKLFLLFVATIMVPAMVTLIPVYILLSNLGWVNTYQGLIAPMIANPLGIFLLRQHFKNLPSALGDAAKIDGCNEFQTFYRVYLPLAKPALATLGIYTFVTTWKNFEWPLIIASDRSMYTLPVALFTVRNQYFTEWGLVMAAAAVIVLPVIAVFLSAQRYFIRGMTLSGMKG from the coding sequence ATGCCGAAATCGAACTACGAGTATCCGGGCTACGAGCGATCCGGTATTCGGTACTGGTCGAAGACGACACTTTTGTACGGGTCCGTCACGCTCGGCGCGCTGCTCTGGTCGCTTCCGTTCTGGTGGATGGTGTCGACTGCGCTGAGCGCGGACCCGACCGCGGGAGGTGTCTCGCTGCTTCCTCAGAGCGTGACACTCGCAAACTTCGAGGAACTGTTCGCGACTCAGCCCGTCGGCAGGTGGTTCCTCAACACCATCTTGTTCGCCGGCACCGTTACTGCGTTCAACCTCGTGTTCGACAGCCTTGCCGGGTATGCCCTGGCTAAAATCGAGTTTGTCGGTCGCGAGAAGCTGTTCTTGCTCTTCGTCGCGACGATAATGGTCCCCGCGATGGTGACGCTCATCCCTGTGTATATTCTCCTGTCTAACCTCGGCTGGGTGAACACCTACCAGGGGCTGATCGCGCCGATGATCGCGAATCCCCTCGGGATATTCCTGTTGCGCCAGCACTTCAAGAATCTCCCGTCCGCACTCGGCGATGCCGCGAAGATTGACGGATGCAACGAGTTCCAAACGTTCTACAGGGTTTACCTCCCGCTCGCGAAGCCTGCACTCGCCACGCTCGGCATCTACACGTTCGTGACCACGTGGAAGAACTTCGAGTGGCCGCTGATCATCGCAAGCGACAGGTCGATGTACACGCTCCCGGTAGCGCTGTTCACGGTGCGGAATCAGTACTTCACCGAGTGGGGGCTAGTGATGGCCGCCGCCGCCGTCATCGTGCTGCCCGTGATAGCCGTTTTCCTCTCGGCGCAGCGGTACTTCATCCGCGGCATGACGCTCAGCGGCATGAAGGGGTAA